In Macrobrachium nipponense isolate FS-2020 chromosome 25, ASM1510439v2, whole genome shotgun sequence, one genomic interval encodes:
- the LOC135199110 gene encoding golgin subfamily A member 6-like protein 24 produces the protein MKSLANNVVKNFMALVLSVGPVVTNACNHIGIQFAGLCSAIIKSVSRTDFKEEAVASFRDELALKEREITEAKRALKEESRKNKILRSVIEILRARASKREEEDMKRHQTQQESESKRKITAYTDLEKDIQILKEGQEALQNKMEQLVSLMRREEERPLDQQIHINQNMKTPKGWPTEAKREKHWEEENVHLHELMAESDSSYCLLVKKDSHRHSNDCDSSWCVVCELEDRMKVDEAEAWNMSGKRKHRRKRKEPIAWRFRAKRWNLNETASGLKFIAHIGKVRKAQKNKSETKRHLNYYEDHADTQALREELARQNSELDYMEDLLNIGKSKYQRLEKRLDSQKEHNRLLLDENAKMRGNLEKLCEIERELRIRLEEANCSLEQRDKEIAHMKRKMDEVNLAFASKSKIHDEQGNALFQCQRGKAKLEEQVQRLCKEIEKMRQEEHSRLCELQKKDNQLDLMEQMLKEKEAELKMKLDEDPEIWGLVDSLEGQLRRIKRERNHLADQLENLILVCRHQKMGLIKYDKVIRLLMDWREGIKQGLQERDFDMVIANYQ, from the coding sequence ATGAAATCGTTAGCAAATAATGTTGTAAAAAATTTTATGGCTCTGGTCCTCTCAGTCGGACCAGTGGTTACTAATGCTTGTAATCATATTGGCATCCAGTTCGCTGGATTGTGTTCTGCTATTATTAAAAGCGTTTCTCGAACGGATTTCAAGGAAGAGGCTGTGGCCTCTTTCAGAGACGAGTTGGCACTCAAGGAAAGAGAGATCACAGAAGCGAAACGAGCTCTCAAGGAAGAAAGCCGAAAAAACAAGATCCTGCGGTCTGTGATAGAAATCCTGAGAGCACGCGCTTCTAAACGAGAAGAAGAGGATATGAAACGCCATCAGACGCAGCAGGAAAGTGAATCCAAACGTAAAATAACAGCGTACACCGACCTCGAGAAAGACATTCAAATACTAAAGGAGGGACAAGAAGCGCTACAAAATAAAATGGAACAACTCGTGAGTCTTATGAGGCGAGAGGAAGAAAGGCCACTTGACCAGCAGATTCATATTAATCAGAATATGAAGACACCAAAGGGTTGGCCGACCGAGGCTAAACGAGAGAAACATTGGGAAGAAGAAAATGTACACCTTCACGAATTGATGGCTGAAAGTGATTCGAGCTACTGTTTACTGGTGAAGAAAGATTCGCACCGACATTCAAACGATTGTGATTCGTCATGGTGCGTAGTCTGTGAATTGGAAGACAGGATGAAGGTGGACGAAGCCGAAGCGTGGAATATGTCTGGGAAGAGGAAGCAtaggaggaaaaggaaggaacCCATAGCATGGAGATTCAGAGCAAAACGTTGGAATCTGAATGAAACCGCTTCTGGCTTAAAATTCATCGCCCACATAGGAAAGGTGAGAAAGGCGCAGAAGAACAAGAGTGAGACGAAGCGCCATCTGAATTATTACGAGGACCATGCCGATACGCAGGCTCTGCGTGAGGAGCTCGCCAGGCAAAATTCAGAGCTTGACTACATGGAGGACCTGCTTAACATCGGCAAAAGCAAGTATCAACGTCTCGAAAAGCGACTGGACTCTCAAAAAGAACATAACAGATTACTGCTGGATGAAAACGCGAAGATGAGAGGAAACTTGGAAAAGCTATGCGAAATCGAGAGAGAACTGAGAATCCGGCTGGAAGAAGCAAACTGCTCTCTCGAACAAAGGGACAAGGAAATAGCACATATGAAACGTAAAATGGATGAGGTAAATTTGGCGTTTGCAAGCAAGTCCAAAATTCATGACGAGCAGGGCAACGCGTTGTTCCAGTGCCAGAGAGGGAAGGCAAAGCTGGAAGAGCAGGTCCAGAGACTCTGCAAGGAAATTGAGAAAATGCGGCAAGAAGAACACTCGAGGTTGTGTGAACTCCAGAAGAAAGACAACCAGCTAGATTTAATGGAACAGATGCTGAAGGAGAAGGAAGCTGAACTCAAGATGAAACTCGACGAAGATCCGGAAATATGGGGACTCGTGGATTCTCTGGAAGGGCAGCTTCGACGCATCAAACGGGAGAGAAACCATCTGGCCGATCAGTTAGAAAACCTAATATTGGTATGTCGCCATCAAAAGATGGGGCTAATAAAGTACGACAAAGTGATACGATTACTGATGGATTGGCGGGAAGGCATCAAACAAGGATTGCAAGAGAGGGATTTCGATATGGTGATCGCCAACTATCAATAg